ACCTGTACCCTGGCCCAGGgacccgcaccctggttatctacaaAGCCCAAGAACCCGTACCTTGGCCCGAGGACCCGCACCCCGGTCATCtactaagtccagggacccgcaCCCTAGTTATCTACAAAGTCcaaggacccgtaccctggccagggacccgcaccctggttatctacaaAGTATAAGGACCCGTACCTTGGCCTAGGgacccgcaccctggttatctactaagtccagggacccgcaACCTGGTTATCTACAAAGCCTAGGGACCCGTACCTTGGCTCAGGGACCCGTACCATGGTCATCTATCAGGCCCAGGGAACCATTCCAGTGACTTGCACCCTGATTATTTATCAAGACCAATTTCATATTGGACCCCCGGGTTTATGCTTTGTGAATATGTATTGGTTAGTGATTGATAAAATTCACGGAGTTATTACAGAATTCAAGTCAATTTACAGCCCTGGAAATATTTTGAAGCAACTATCAAATGCGAGAAAAGGAAATATTTCAttgaaagagaaaatatttACAAGGTGCCCGGAAGCCCgggaataaataaaaaaaaaacacaaacagAAGGAGTCCTAATCTATTTTGGGATCTTGACCCTGGTCCTCCTTTTCTTCTTTTGGGAGAGATGCAGCAGCCTTCTCTAAATCAGGGAAGCCCTCCCGGTCAGCCGGAACAAGGCCCGCCTCTTCAAACTGCTCCAGGCATTTATTGAAGCCCTATTCCAAGTAAGGGAAGGCTTTGTCAGCCACCGTCTTCTTGAACTCTGGGGACTTCAAGAAATATGTCTTTTGCTCCTCCTAGGTAGTCTTTATCAGGCTCACGACAGCCTGAAAATCCTCGGCTCGGATCCGGTAAGACTCTGCTTCTTCTCTAGCAGCCTGCGCCTCTGCCTGGGCCTCAGCAAGCTCCACCCGAGCCAGATTCATCTATTGCTCCTAGACCACCATTTCTCAGGCCAGAACAAGCTCATGGAGCTCATTCAGCTGGCCTATCTCCTCCTAGAGTTTGGCATGTTTTTCCCGGGAAGTCTGGGCCTGTGCATTGGCCCCCTTCGCAGCCTGAGCCACTCGCTCAAAGGTGGCCATGATCATCTGCAAGCCCTGTAAAAATATAAGAAAGTTCAGATTTGATGCTTAAAAAAGGGGAAGAATAAGAAGACTTACGGAGAAAGTTCGGGCCACTCCGTCGCATAGCATCTCGTTGGGGTGGAGCCCCTGAAGATGCGCCACCTCATCGGGACGTAGAAGGCCCTGGATCATCTTCACAAGATCCGAGCTGACTTCGTCCCCAAATATATTGGGGAGGATCCAGGGCCTTCCACCGGATGGACCAGCAGATGACCCGGCGAGTGGAGGAGACCAGACGATCTCCTCGGGTGCATCCTCCAGAACCACCTCTCCATGACCGGCTCTATGGCGGCCTTCCTCTTTCTATGGTTCAGAGGAACCGGGTCTTCCTCTACAGCCGAGGAGATGGGTTCCTCCCAAGGAGGGGTGGTTTCCTCCCGGGCCGTCGCCTCTGCCTCGACCCGACGTTCCTCAGCTTCCCGAGCCTCAGCCGCCGCCTGGGCTCGGCGTTCCTCATCCTCCTGAGCTTCCCGAGCCCTTTTCTCTGCCCGGGACTTCTTCTGGTCTGCCTTCCTCTTGGCCGCTGCCTCCACGAGACTCGCCTTGATCATCTCTTCCTCTGTTACACCAAAGATGATattaaagaaaacaaaaaacaaatcaaaagtTGGAAGAGTGAAGTAATTTATCGGCATGTGACCCGGCCTGGTTTAAttagatattatattttatggaTAAATTTTAtacaataattattttcaaaattatctCTTTGCATGATCATATATCCCTACTTATTTAAATGAAATTTGAACTAATTTGGAAGCCTAGATATAATTTTCATTAAATGATCTTCTTAATAAATGAATACAGATAGATTTCCAAAATTGTCTCAcatcatttttcaaaaattaatataataacataaattttaattatgggAGTAAAGACTCGATCGAataagattatttaattttctctcTCGTTAATAAACTTTTAATAGGTGGAGTAATTTTTGTCTTTTCCTATTGATACCCCGGGATGTCCCGTCGTGGATGGTTCCTGGAACGTCCCGGGCCATTGAGCATATCCATGGAGAGTGCCCGGGTCAGGAGGAAGGAATGCTCCCGGGCCAATAAAGCAACAAGATAGATCAACACCCGAGTCATAGAACTACCCGAGATGAGGAAGGTGCGACTTGAAGAATTCATGGAGTGAGCAGTCAGTCAATAGGCAGGCCACCACCCATCATTCTAGTCACTCCGAACAGCAACGGGAGAAGCCGCATGAGGAAGAAATAAGGGAGGATGAGAGAGTGTCACGTGCGGGTTCTAAATTTCCCACTGTGGCGGAGGAATTAGAGGATTTAAGGAAGAAAGTAAGAGTGTTGGAGGGGCAGGTTGGTTCTAAGGGTAGTGCTCAAGTTGTCAAGGGTTGCCCATTCTCTGCTATCATCGTCCGGGAACCATTACCCGGGCATTGAAGTCAGCCAAAATCAAGGACTATGATGGGAGTTCTGACCCCGAGGAGCAACTTGCTCGCTTCGAAAATATGGCCATGTTGCATTGCTACGAAGATCATATCAAGTGTAAAGTGCTTTTAACTACTCTAGTGGACTCTGCACAAAGGTGGTTTGAAGGGTTGGCACCACAAAGCATTCATTGCTTTGAAGACTTCCAAAAGGTATTCTTGCATCAATTTAGTAGCAGCAAGAAGTACAAGAAGACTGCTTTCAGCTTGTTTGAGGTGAAGCAGGGACAAGACGAAACCCTAAGGGCGTATATCAAAAGATTCAACCGGGTGGCCTTGGATGTTCCGGCCTGTGCACCCGAGACCGAAACTACCGCGTTCATGCAAGGACTATAGGAAGGGATTTTTTCCGATCCCTCACCAAGAAATTGCCCGGGAACTTCGaagatgtaaggcccgagaaattaatccggttaatctgaaaagatttggaaatgattattataatcatagatgataattgatgtgattataaacGAAATGGATCTGATCGGGAGAGCCGAAAGAAGAAATCACATTATGTGTGAAGTATAGGATtggtgcacatgcgcgacatgtatcggcgcacatgcgcgaaaattacagaagcatcggcgcacatgcgcgagataaggcgcgcatatgcgcgaccagtcCAGaaggatcggcgcatatgcgcgaaataattggcgcacatgcgcggactgGACAGAatggttggcgcatatgcacgactaaaatggcgcatatgcgcgagaagacaatGCTAGTTTTTTTATaactagcgcatatgcgcgactttgtgcacgcatatgcgcgaaacgtgcagaacatgcacaacgccacttgcccttgtatcatgcaatgtatgtatatatatatatcaacctGCGAAATCCttcagaaaaagaaagaaacggAGGAGAAAAGCTTTAAGTCCTTACGTGCGGGAATTTGAACGTtacgcaaaatccgtccgtcagaatttgaatccgaattcagtaccgagtttctagcgacgacagctacaactggacgtaagttttgttacgtttagacacgttttgaatttatgatattgtcagaattgaatatgattcagatatggtgtttctgctacagtagacattatagaattgaagtcagattaaagaacagaccgtttctgtaattgttatgatttttgaaagatattaactgagattctatatcagaattgtgttagtattcagattatgagttatattgacaccgattatgagttccagtattatatttgtgatgttcagaaccgacggggttattcagattgtattgttatgccgtcaaaatatcagttgatttagattgatcagattcagatatgatttcgattttattgtgatatcgatgacatgaattgaattgtatcctgttcagatattgatcagattatgtactgagttaagtattgatcagaacagattgtgtattgagttattcactgatacagggtattcgatattgtcatttcaaattcgatatggacagatttgagtacaggtcatcgtcttcgtcagaccgggtcgacaaaggtataattcatgtgatattcgggaagacacaactcaaatagatcccatttgagtttcccaacaaaatcacatactagattattgttatattctgatatgaataagctttgtttatatgctgatatggtACTGctatgtttatagatttatatgcattgcatataagataggagagtctgacagaaacagtcaaacttctagatgttcggtggtatcacggcttaggggaagattcactctcctattgtagatgtggatatagatcagaccgaagtctaggaataagacgtactgtcaccccgattggagagtaggtgatagatcgtcttattcacaacgggatccctagaggtatagttgagtcgagtctgtacatgatttgactagaactgcatgtgtttatggatgtggtatcatagactatgaaactcatctttattgctttcagtcatgatagcatgtgtttatgatttgattaaactgaatgtttatctgaattgagttgcatgcttattttgatttgattttatagattatgaaatctattacttttgaatatgttcatgatagcatgttttatgatttagattgtttctatacatgcttaccatgttttatactgggatttattctcaccggagtatccggctgttgtcttgttttgtatgtgtgcatgacaacaggtggggcaagatcggggtcgagaagatgatgagagaagacgagtttagcgtggtgattccggacttggatatagataggttttattacttgaactttagtagtcgaaccttagattaattttgagactattgtacattattgtatttttgtaCTGAaacgtagttttatacagatatgtatattacgtagatgccattaccttccgcacttgtattttaaaaagaaaaatttttagaccctgttttatctgaattgataattaaatcccaaagataattaagaaaagatcagcgtccgggtctccacaacaggtggtatcagagcgatagatcctttagattgagatagtcagagttgatagatcttttaaactgagatagaagaaaatgagcggggtagattgagtcttctttccttgcatgtgattgctagcatgagatttatttcaatgttgaattGCATGatgggtgctagcatgatttactgttttccctattacatgttgtttgtatctgagttgattacagcatgtaattgttaagcctgaatcagaactgagtctcgatcagaggtatatgatcagaggagggctgagacagattgtatataCTGTGTACTAAccggtttgatattcagatataccgcctcggagaattctaGAAAATGGCAGTACTTCAGCTGAACAggtagatgcatcagaaactcggatggaagtaaagttggcagaacttcagttattacagccgccgattctgagtggtaccgagacatctgaagattgtcagaactaggttgatgacatagaaatactatttgacctactggattgtacagatgaatagagagttaaattggtatttcatcagctacgagaggctgccagaaattggtggattacaatcaaaggagtattagcacaacgtggtactgtgatcacttgggaagtcttcaagactgaattttatcaaagatttttctcaatttcataccgagaggacaaaagaacagaatttgagaatttgagtcaagggcagttgaatattgatgaatatattgcAAGATTCTCTACTCTAATGCGTTTTgctttagctggaaatgatgaagcggtagtgaatcagttcatcagagggttgaattcggaggtagttgcatttatgaatctgcagcgaccttaccattttgcagatatcttgagtagagcgaagagagctgaggcaagtctgattagacaattgacacggctgtgtgtgaagcaaccccagacacagcaatcccctcttcgatatgagcgcgacagtacgagtgggaagcaagatctgttgaaaactcgtaagaagccattcaagaagttgggaagtggttcctctagttcaagtggttccagcccaagccatactgatgtctattgtaggacttgcggagggagacaatCTTCAGAACAATGCCAaagagtgcttggtagatgcaatatctgtaaacagctggggcattttgctaaagtttgtccccagagatggtcccgaagatcttagggaacagcgtttaattgagaaacagacccagaatccacaacaggtactattctttatgattagattgcatatgtattgatatatactaatgcattccctacgattatcttagactgaattgcattgatatatgatgtATCTGTGGAGTTTGTTTGTACTGTGGTATTGATTCTTATTTGTTGGGAAAGAAAgagtgatatcagaaatttttgGTAGAAtatggtatactacagtaagatgagaataagattgagttagattataaTGTACTTGTGTATTCTGATTcgactgcattattgatatgtgtatgctgaacaagtacagacatattgtagaatttttccagaaatggtaagagtcagaccagagataactgatcagtggagataccacgataaggattctagatatagaattcctttgatactgatgtatatgactcgattaatacagaaaggagcagattgcatccttatgtatccagtagatccactgaaatcgagcctagcattggcagatttgccagtaatgtatgagttggctgatattgctagataagattttagaattgctttatatcagaaagatagatttcagaattgaattcagatcagatactgattgttgttttagaattcagtacataatgatattgagtgtacataatgatacagaatgaattaaaagaattgaaaaatcagtagaagagtaccgaccaggagtaCATTTGATTTAGTGATACTCTTGGGCATGTTCAGTATCTTCAgggatgttctgatgattttatgttcATTGTCTTTATGAGATTTGATATAagtgcagcatctgattgatggaatggaatatctgaagattgtattgaatattctgagaactgtgatgattgtatacagaaattgttcagataagaatcttgtttgaaacagattgtattcagaatatgcgatatctgaagttagtaaaCTGACTGATTTTGTTATAGTTGAGATTGTAATCAGTGACCGATaaataccgatatcagaaagaccagaaatttcagaaatgtcagaattgtcagagatatattttgtctgatttggcatattattttattcgactgttacTTTATacctgctgagtattgttattattctaaatcagtattggagacatcttatattgttttggaaaGCATAttgtatttgcagatgagatataacagttgatcagaatgacatgaagatatttaccagaaatccttgttttatgagttcacggaactcactagatctgtataggatattgatatttcgtttctgatttgatattactgttgttttgaatccgtatatgctacagattagtgtgaactagagggagtatatacagtttcaaccgaatcagagttgaattcaagagttacagtaattcaagaatgtgatcagaatgttcagaacttgattgtaaTAACCAGAATAGGGTATctatcagagtaacagatatgtgattctgtgttttgtatgagactgattatcttgtgatgtcagatgtgtcagaattgtacagcaaagcttgatatcgatagtcagagccgaataccaggtagttatattttctttcatttatgttattaactgatttacTATACCGAATAGTCTaagtctgaaatcacagatagggtcagaaatgtaccatggtggattcagttttcagtttgatgattgagactgtatgatattcgaacagatagttgtgatatagacagattagatcagttatgacagaatttgtattgaaatgttggcaaaaattgtactgatatgtttgaattgctaacagaaaagatagaaagatagaaatcagaatatttattaaagaatttgtatatttctgattagacatggggagtatatttcgatgaatttcgtaataaaaTTATTGCAATACTCAGATGGTGAtaggatatgattaagattgacagattgttcaatctatatctatcagtttgtaccagataacgtacaaacatgaccaaatgacacagatcgatgtcagagaagtggttagaAAGATcggaatgccacagtagattatgtcagattgtgattttgcttgagtttgtattcgtgacagaatatatcatgaactctcttttagattgtttcacagattgacagactgtCAGAAGattttatccagatattggaagattttggtagagttatagagtgctggatgttagcactaatttatatgacttattatcactgcgtgacaatagctatcagcttatcagatgggtaatgagatagttatagacaggacggtatacagtgaatacagcagatttcttttgaagaaaattcgaaggaaaatgaagatagttcagaataaacagatttaagaaaccaacatcggatgatgacgattggtatttgaagctgaagactgtatatgtccttgattgggataaacagatttgataacaactactggtattgttttgttatgaactgtgattggcttatacggatgttgtataaccaacatggcaagattgattctgtcagagttagtttaagaagtattatgatagtatactccatgaagtcttattccaaagttgaaatcagaggttgatacaagaaagagatttccgaatggattcattgagatgagagtttgatttaaactctatgaTACATTTCTTCTAGTATATTGGagttgattacttgcgagttcgaggacgaactcagatctaagagggggagaaatgtaaggcccgagaaattaatccggttaatctgaaaagatttggaaatgattattataatcatagatgataattgatgtgattataaacGAAACGGATCTGATCGGGAGAGCCGAAAGAAGAAATCACATTATGTGTGAAGTataggattggcgcacatgcgcgacatgtatcggcacacatgcgcgaaaattacagaagcatcggcgcacatgtgCGAGAtaaggcgtgcatatgcgcgaccagtcCAGaaggatcggcgcatatgcgcgacataattggcgcacatgcgcggactgGACAGAatggttggcgcatatgcacgactaaaatggcgcatatgcgcgagaagacaatGCTAGTTTTTTTATAACtagcgcatatgcacgactttgtgcgcgcatatgcgcgaaacgtgcagaacatgcacaacgCCACTTGCCCTTTTATCATgcaatgtatgtatatatatatatatcaacatgCGAAATCCttcagaaaaagaaagaaacggAGGAGAAAAACTTTAAGTCCTTACGTGCGGGAATTTAAACGTtacgcaaaatccgtccgtcagaatttgaatccgaattcagtaccgagtttctagcgacgacagctacaactggacgtaagttttgttacgtttagacacgttttgaatttatgatattgtcagaattgaatatgattcagatatggtgtttctgctacagtagacattatagaattgaagtcagattaaagaacagaccgtttctgtaattgttatgatttttgaaagatattaactgagattctatatcagaattgtgttagtattcagattatgagttatattgacaccgattatgagttccagtattatatttgtgatgttgagaactgacggggttattcagattgtattgttatgccgtcaaaacatcagttgatttagattgatcagattcagatatgatttcgattttattgtgatatcgatgacatgaattgaattgtatcatgttcagatattgatcagattatgtactgagttaagtattgatcagaacagattgtgtattgagttattcattgatacagggtattcgatattgtcatttcagattcgatatggacagatttgagtacaggtcatcgtcttcgtcagaccgggtcgacaaaggtataattcatgtgatattcgggaagacacaactcaaatagatcccatttgagtttcccaacaaaatcacatactagattattgttatattctgatatgaatacgctttgtttatatgctgatatgctactgctatgtttatagatttatatgcattgcatctaagataggagagtctgacagaaacagtcaaacttctagacgttcggtggtatcacGGCTTAGTGGAAGAttcactctcctattgtagatgtggatatagatcagaccgaagtctaggaataagacgtactgtcaccccgattggagagtaggtgatagatcgtcttattcacaacgggaacCCTAGAggtatagttgagtcgagtctggacatgatttgactagaactgcatgtgtttatggatgtggtatcatagactatgaaactcatctttattgctttcagtcatgatagcatgtgtttatgatttgattaaactgcatgtttatctgaattgagttgcatgcttattttgatttgattttatagattatgaaatctattacttttgaatatgttcatgatagcatgttttatgatttagattgtttctatacatgcttaccatgttttatactgggatttattctcaccggagtatccggctgttgtcttgttttgtatgtgtgcatgacaacaggtggggcaagatcggggtcgagaagatgatgagagaagacgagtttagcgtggtgattccggacttggatatagataggttttattacttgaactttagtagtcgaaccttagattaattgagagactattgtacattattgtatttttgtaCTGAaacgtagttttatacagatatgtatattacgtagatgccattaccttccgcacttgtattttaaaaaaaaaaattagaccctgttttatcttaattgataattaaatcccaaagataattaagaaaagatcagcgtccgggtccccacagaagaTCTCTTGTCCCGGACAAAGAAGTACATTAATATGGAAGAGGCGCAGAACCAGAAAAAAAAAAGCCTTGAAGAGGGCCAGAGGAGACCGGGTGGTCAAGCCCGAGGAGAGAGCTCACAAGAAAAGCGGTTCAGGACATTTCTCTTATGTACCTTTGAGAATTACCTGGGATCGAGAGATTCAAGAATGCAGCTCGAATATAGCCCCGCTTCCCAATTCAGTGGCGAGGGCACCAAGACCAGAACAGAGAGGGTATTGCACCCTTCATAAAGAGTGTTCTCACAACACTAATGAATGTCGAACCCTGAGAAAGGAATCCAGTAAGCGTTCAATGCCAGCATCTCATCCCCGTCGGGATAAGTCTAGACAGCCACCTTGGTTGTCTAGACGTCCCGGACCAAATATTCCCCATAAGTCAGCAGACATCCCGAGTGGAAGCAGAAGAGAGGGAGCGAGTTCTCGGGAAGAAAGGAGCAGACAAGCAGAGAGGAAGGACCCTTCCCCAAGTCGAGGattaataaaaatgatatcGGGAGGGTCCATAGATGGCGATTCCAACCGGGCTCGGAAAGCAAGAAGCAGGAGGGAGTGCTTGGAGATTGATGGGAGGAGGAGAGACGAGCCAGTTATAAGCTTTGGACCAGAGGACCTCAGGGGCGTTAGTCTACCCCACAATGAAGCTCTTGTCATCCAGGCCCGAGTGGCTAACTATGATGTGTTGAGGGTATTTGTTGACAATGGTAGCTCTGTCAATGTCATCTTTAAGGAAGCACTGGTCCAGATGGATTTGCATGAATATCAATTAGAGGCAGTTGAGACTACTTTGTTTGGCTTTGCTGGACATGCTGTGTACCCTGAGCGAGAAATCACCCTGCCACTAACCCTGGGCACTGGAGACTTGAGGAAGACTGTGATGACCGTCTTTACAATGGTGGATGCCCCGTCCTTGTACAATATCATATTGGGGAGGCTAGCTATGAATGAAATGAGAGCTGTGGCCTCCACCTATCAccagaaaattaaattttcagtTTGAGGACAGGTCAGGGAAGTCAAGGGAGATCAACCCTCTTCTCGGAAGTGTTGTGGGAAGACCGTCCGGGAAGACCTGAAGAAGGCAAAAGGGAAGGGAAGGGGaaggaaattcaagaatagGTGGCCAAAGAGAGAGAAGTACATTTTGTTGCTGAAGAGGAGAAAGAAGTGATGGAAATTGAGCAAAGAAAGGACGTCCGGGTGGCTCGAGACATCAACGCGTCCACCCGGGTAAATCTCTTACATTGTTTAAAAGCTAACATTAGTGTTTTCACCTGGTCTCAACATGAACTAGCCGGGATCTCGCCCCAAGTGGCCGAGCATAAATTGAATATCCTCCTGGGATCCCGGCCTGTGAAGCAAAAGAAGAGGCATTTCGGCCCTGAAAAAGATAAAGTCATTGAAGAGCAAGTGGGAGAGTTGCTGAGGGTCGGCCACATCAGGGAAGTCCAA
The Primulina eburnea isolate SZY01 chromosome 5, ASM2296580v1, whole genome shotgun sequence genome window above contains:
- the LOC140831442 gene encoding uncharacterized protein, with the translated sequence MISGGSIDGDSNRARKARSRRECLEIDGRRRDEPVISFGPEDLRGVSLPHNEALVIQARVANYDVLRVFVDNGSSVNVIFKEALVQMDLHEYQLEAVETTLFGFAGHAVYPEREITLPLTLGTGDLRKTVMTVFTMVDAPSLYNIILGRLAMNEMRAVASTYHQKIKFSV